One part of the Solanum dulcamara chromosome 3, daSolDulc1.2, whole genome shotgun sequence genome encodes these proteins:
- the LOC129883196 gene encoding glutamyl-tRNA(Gln) amidotransferase subunit B, chloroplastic/mitochondrial has protein sequence MALIFLRGIQLNPCMLYPSSYFARKHGVLYCCMRNAQTQTATQEKEQTKLRVSTQSQPKAVDKFLKDYEAVIGIETHVQLSTLTKAFCSCPYNYGSPPNTSVCPVCMGLPGALPVLNSKVIECAVRVGLALNCKLSLNSKFDRKQYFYPDLPKGYQISQFDIPIASGGYLDVDLPLEYGGGHRKFGITRVHMEEDAGKLLHTDGGSYSQVDLNRAGVPLLEIVSEPDMRTGIEAAEYAAELQRLVRYLGVSNGNMQEGSLRCDVNISVRPIGQLEFGTKVEIKNLNSFSSMSRAIDYEISRQVLLHNQGQVDQIVQETRLWEEGAQKTVTMRKKEGLADYRYFPEPDLPGVTLTEEYVDSIRESLPELPEDKRRRYEKMGLSMQDVLFLANDINIADFFDTTTAGGADIKLSANWIMGDIAAYMKNEKVTINEIKLTPQELGELIASIKDGTISGKIGKEILFELIAKGGTVKGLIKEKDLVQIVDTAEIEKMVDKVIADSPKQLEQYRGGKTKLQGYFAGQVMKESKGKANPKLLNKILLEKLNAKS, from the exons ATGGCATTGATATTCCTAAGAGGGATACAGCTTAACCCGTGTATGTTATACCCATCTTCTTATTTTGCAAGAAAACATGGTGTTTTGTATTGTTGTATGAGAAATGCACAGACACAAACTGCAACCCAAGAAAAGGAACAGACTAAGTTGAGAGTTTCCACACAAAGCCAACCTAAAGCAGTTGATAAATTTCTGAAGGATTATGAGGCAGTTATAGGGATAGAAACCCATGTTCAACTTTCCACTCTTACTAAGGCCTTTTGTAGCTGCCCTTATAACTATGGTTCTCCACCAAATACCAGTGTTTGTCCTGTTTGTATGGGTTTGCCTGGTGCATTGCCAGTGTTGAACTCAAAGGTGATAGAGTGTGCAGTAAGAGTTGGCCTTGCACTCAATTGTAAACTGTCTTTGAATTCCAAGTTTGATAGAAAGCAGTACTTTTATCCCGACCTTCCAAAAGGGTATCAAATATCACAGTTTGATATCCCAATTGCTAGTGGTGGTTATCTTGATGTTGATCTTCCACTCGAGTATGGCGGTGGCCATAGAAAGTTTGGCATTACCAGGGTGCATATGGAAGAAGATGCAGGGAAGCTGCTCCATACCGACGGTGGGAGCTACTC ACAGGTTGACTTAAATAGGGCGGGAGTCCCATTGTTAGAAATTGTTTCTGAACCAGATATGAGAACTGGTATTGAAGCTGCAGAATATGCTGCAGAATTGCAAAGGTTGGTCAGGTATTTGGGAGTGAGTAATGGTAATATGCAAGAAGGGTCACTTCGCTGCGACGTCAATATTTCAGTTCGTCCTATTGGGCAATTAGAGTTTGGTACAAAG GTTGAAATTAAAAACTTGAATTCCTTCTCATCGATGAGTAGGGCCATTGATTATGAAATTTCAAGACAGGTGCTACTACATAACCAAGGCCAGGTTGATCAAATTGTACAGGAAACTCGTCTATGGGAGGAAGGTGCTCAG AAAACAGTAACCATGCGGAAAAAGGAAGGACTTGCTGACTATCGTTATTTCCCTGAACCCGATCTTCCTGGAGTTACTCTCACCGAGGAGTATGTGGACAGTATCCGTGAGTCATTGCCTGAACTTCCAGAAGATAAGCGTCGGAGGTATGAGAAGATGGGCCTAAGCATGCAAGATGTCCTATTTCTTGCCAATGACATCAAT ATTGCAGATTTTTTTGATACAACAACTGCAGGAGGTGCTGATATAAAGCTTTCTGCCAATTGGATTATGGGAGATATTGCTGCGtacatgaaaaatgaaaaagtgaCTATCAATGAGATTAAACTTACCCCTCAAGAACTCGGGGAGCTCATAGCTTCCATTAAAGATGGGACCATCAGTGGAAAGATTGGGAAGGAG ATTTTATTTGAGCTAATCGCCAAGGGTGGAACAGTCAAGGGACTGATAAAAGAAAAGGATCTGGTTCAG ATTGTTGACACTGCGGAGATTGAGAAAATGGTAGATAAGGTGATTGCAGATAGTCCAAAGCAGCTGGAGCAATACCGTGGTGGTAAAACTAAATTGCAAGGTTATTTTGCTGGCCAG GTGATGAAGGAATCGAAAGGCAAAGCAAATCCAAAACTTTTGAACAAAATCCTTTTAGAGAAATTAAATGCCAAAAGCTGA
- the LOC129883197 gene encoding uncharacterized protein LOC129883197, with product MTRDHIMANGKNSPKKIMVVADPTRESASALQYALSHAVTENDTLILLHVGNPNAWRNLLGTLIKKPLPNSSTSTSDGGGVNSSPFGTFFKKSLPTITSPPPLTSAASNEAVEDGGSVKGCNGKGYMDFLGTMKHACEVAQPKIKVCTETVEMDGNAKEKASVILAKSASFGIDILVIGQRRSLSNVILRPRRSVSLRGLGLDMADYLIDNSKCTCVAVQKKGQTAGYLLNTKTHRNFWLLA from the exons ATGACCAGAGACCATATTATGGCAAATGGGAAAAACTCACCTAAAAAAATAATGGTGGTGGCTGATCCAACTCGTGAATCAGCATCCGCCCTTCAATACGCGCTTTCCCATGCAGTCACGGAAAACGACACATTGATTCTTCTGCATGTCGGTAACCCTAATGCATGGAGGAATCTCCTTGGTACCTTGATCAAGAAGCCATTGCCAAACTCATCCACGTCCACGTCCGATGGAGGAGGTGTAAATAGTAGTCCGTTTGGTACTTTCTTTAAAAAGTCATTACCAACCATAACATCACCACCACCGCTAACGTCTGCGGCCTCCAATGAGGCCGTGGAAGACGGTGGTAGTGTTAAAGGGTGCAATGGAAAGGGATACATGGATTTTCTTGGGACAATGAAACATGCATGTGAGGTTGCACAACCTAAGATAAAAGTTTGTACTGAGACAGTGGAAATGGATGGCAATGCAAAGGAAAAAGCTTCTGTCATTCTTGCTAAATCTGCATCTTTTGGTATTGATATTCTTGTTATAGGTCAGAGAAGGAGTCTTTCAAACGTAATACTTCG GCCTAGAAGAAGTGTATCACTAAGAGGGCTGGGGCTGGATATGGCAGATTATTTGATTGACAACAGCAAATGCACCTGTGTTGCAGTTCAGAAGAAGGGCCAAACAGCAGGATATCTGCTCAATACCAAAACTCATAGAAATTTCTGGCTCTTAGCATAA
- the LOC129883200 gene encoding uncharacterized protein LOC129883200 has product MDQVVEEVENVKKELEETFKQTQEHIKSIHEYGKSGTTRLISEEKSSLPRLNGLAQDGMNLLQSLQFKLDLLAPQLPSDDQVEKTQSLAKSWKTQIQSLRLSLRNANLQAKANMRKAAQEERELLLGGGEESTVRRRNLQTKAGMTSAAESITESLRRTRQLMVQEVDRSASILMTVDESTGVLTKAESEYKGHRSLLSRTRNLLSTMQRQDVLDRVILVVGFIIFSLAVLYVVSKRMGLLKLQRKLIEAVKSGTAGQVEIIAGAGRQGANVAQVQMNPVVPELNVPLEQAMHDEL; this is encoded by the exons ATGGACCAAGTGGTGGAGGAAGTTGAAAACGTGAAGAAAGAGTTGGAAGAAACATTCAAACAGACCCAAGAACACATCAAATCTATTCATGAATATGGAAAATCAGGAACAACAAGATTAATTTCAGAAGAGAAAAGTTCACTTCCAAGATTGAATGGTCTGGCTCAAGATGGGATGAATCTGCTTCAATCACTTCAATTTAAGCTTGATCTCTTAGCCCCACAACTCCCTTCAGATGATCAAGTTGAAAAAACTCAGTCTTTGGCCAAATCATGGAAAACCCAGATCCAAAG CTTGAggttgagtttaagaaatgcTAATTTACAAGCAAAGGCAAACATGAGGAAAGCTGCTCAAGAAGAG AGGGAACTTCTCCTGGGAGGTGGGGAAGAATCTACAGTTCGCAGACGAAATCTACA GACAAAAGCTGGAATGACATCTGCAGCTGAAAGCATCACGGAAAGCCTGCGCCGCACTCGCCAACTTATGGTTCAG GAGGTTGATAGAAGTGCAAGCATTCTAATGACAGTTG ATGAATCAACAGGCGTATTAACGAAAGCCGAGAGTGAATACAAGGGCCACCGCTCGTTGCTTTCGCGAACTCGGAATCTTCTATCCACAATGCAACGGCAGGACGTTCTGGACAG GGTGATACTGGTGGTTGgatttattattttctcattggcCGTGCTTTACGTGGTTTCAAAGCGTATGGGGTTGCTCAAGTTGCAGCGTAAGCTGATTGAAGCTGTGAAGTCCGGTACAGCTGGACAGGTGGAGATTATAGCTGGAGCTGGTAGACAAGGTGCAAATGTTGCTCAGGTTCAGATGAATCCTGTTGTACCTGAGTTAAATGTACCCTTAGAACAAGCAATGCATGATGAACTTTAA